A stretch of DNA from Scomber japonicus isolate fScoJap1 chromosome 19, fScoJap1.pri, whole genome shotgun sequence:
GGAGGTTCGTTGCATTATAATGTAGTTTAGAGAAATGGGGAGGCGCTTAACAACGGAATGAACCCGTGAGCTTCTCCAAACGAGGACCAATCAGAGTTGAAGCCTGAAGGTATATCAGCTTTAGCCCGAGACCCCACGGCCGCCCTCCTccacacctcctctcctccctctatcacccccttcttcctcctcctcctcctcctcctcctcctcctccatccccttctttctctctcacatccACAAGTTCATTCCTCCTCATTCCTGTAATTGGCTTTGATTTCTCCTCCAAATTACATCCAATAAAATAACCTGATTTAATATCTGTGTGAAAGCGTCGACCCGTTCAAGAAATGTTGGATCACCACAATATTTGTTTAATTGTGcatgctgctctgctctcgtTTGTATAGTCAGCTGCAGTGAGCAAGAATTGGGAGTTATTCACATGAAGGAAGGAGCACATGGCTACAGGGAGAAGACCACAAATATGAACCCGGAgccttttaatatgaagctgaatttattagtattattattattattattaaaccttttattatttccattttcttatttttctatgTCATTTTGAGCCTCCTTGGTGATATCCTCGACACTTAAACGCCTCTTGGAGACGAAGTGAACCTCCTCTAATATCTCTGATTTCCCAGTCAGCCAAACACAAcaaactttttttatatatatataattccaACCATGGCTCATTTTCAAGGCCATTAAGCTTTTATGTAATTAGTCGCCAAATCTATacgcctttttttttcttagtgcAAATATCAGAGTAAAATCAGTATACATTAGTGGTTCATTTACTAGTATTTAGGCCCCAACTGTCAAGAAAGGGAGGGACTTGGGTTGTAAATGATGTGTGAGCAAATTAAGTGCATAATTCGGCGGAAAGTGGAGGGAGAGTTTAACATGAATAGCTCGCCTTTGATAAAGAGGGACacagttaatacacacacacacacacacacacacacacacacacacacacaccacaggctGCGGATAACCTGACACCTGAAGAGATAAATAGTCCTACACGGGCAAACACATGGTCATAGAGGAGGGCAGATTCactaggttttttttatttttttttagtgtgtggGTCATAATCTGccaaatttatttatttttagtgacGCAAGAAAAGATGAATTGTAAAAGAATTACACTCAATTAGCTctttgcaacacacacacacatagacacacacacgcacacactagTCTGCTATGTATTTAAGGAtataaagaaaaggagaaaaatcagACATGCTTTTTAGACAGATGGACGAGCAGGTTTATTTATTATGTGCAATggagggaagagggggggggggcaaaaaagTGGCACAAAGGAGGCGTCCGAGCGTGAACCCTGggctctcctcttttttttttttttttgagggggttCTTTTCTTCATCCATCCAGACTTCAATTGCCTctgctcatcttttttttttttttttttttttgtctgcaatCTGGTGGCACGACAGACCGGGGTGGATGGATGTGGAGgtggagagaggtggagagagatggaggagtggaGAGTCGTGTGCGCGAGTCTTATAGAGAGCCTGTACCGGGATGTGGAAGATTTGCGCTTCATGTTTCGTGTGCGTCTTTCTTCCAAAGgaggggaaaagaaagagaagaagaagaagaaggaagcagatgatgatgaagatgcgCACTTGGGAGATAATTTCATGtcttgtgtgtttatctgttttttttaagaagctGGATTTGGAGGTTAAAGACTGGAAATACGCGTTATTAATCCAAAAAAATAGGCGTATTAAAGCTGGTTTTATTCTCTTTATAAATAAGGATGTAGCCCAGGAAACAGCAGCTGGCTTTATAtcacagaaatataaatataaaaaaatactatttaAGATTTATGTTGTATATTTTCTGCTCTTCtaaattattatgtttttaaaaacaacttaaatatCGTTTTTCCTTATTTTACGCAGCGTTTCCAAAGCGCGCTGAAATCCATGTAAGGATAATTTAATATCATCACATTGCAGGATGATGGATTGCGCGCTTCATTTTACGACTTTTGAATAGCTCACCGCTTTTATAGCTTGCGCAAACAAAAGTGAATGACTCCTCTCATAGCAGCAGGTCATATTTAACCCCAACAacgagagatagagaggagagatagagagatgaaagagggagagagaggaaagatggaggagatCATGAGATGTCAGGAGCTAAAATACTCCAATACAAATATcagtttatttgacttttttttttttttttttgcatgttgtgtaaaagctgcaaggtttaaaaaaaaaaaaagggggaaggatggaggatttCTGGGGGGggcatttgtatttttaatggtGAATTAAGAGCTTTAATTTCCTTGTTATGATTTAAATCCTgctaatattaaatattgagcTGATTTGCTGCTAAAATTGGTGAAATATATTGGGTGCAAAAAAGCTGAGTCgacacattttattcaatttatttaagatttaaatcacaaaaaactACATTACCATTATtatataaacttttaaattattattattcatattttttttattattatcattattgtgattattttggCTCCATGTGAACCAATTTGCTGTTTGATAAATGACTCTCAGTGGAAGTTGTTACTCCTATTGTGCCAGTGTATTTAGGATTAGTTCAACTAATTCAAAGGCATCTTTTCACTTAACAGTgccaatagtgtgtgtgtgtgtgtgtgtgtgtgtgtgtgtgtgtgtgtataagtgtgtgtgtgtgtgtgtgtgtgatgaaggtCTTTTGGTTTTGCTGAGCTGATAGGGTTGTAATTAGGGTAAACAAGGACCGGAGCACGGTTAACATCTCTCCTCCCGGCAGATTCCACTAACATGCTCACATCAATCTTACCcatgatataaataaaaatagacaaacaaacaaattcgCCTCCTGCAAGTTAATGCGGTGCATCTGAGTGGAAAGTAGACATTTTCACGCAGTTGTGGAGATGAGGAGTGACTTTTAATAAAATTGCACTgaaaacaatagaaaatatatgtaaatggTGCTTTTTAGGCCATTTTGCACACAAGTGAGACAGCAtgtatcctctctctctctctctctctctctctctctctctctctctctctctctctctctctctctctctctctctctctctctctctctctctctctctctctctctctctctctgtgtctctctctctgtgtgtgtgtgattgcagcTGATGGTTCACAGTTGATGCCAGCAGACGGGGCTTTGAACCTGTGACCTCCTGGTTTTTACAGTACAGGCTCTCCCCaaactcttcttctcctcctcctcctcctcctcctcctcttcctctcttcgttgccttcctctctctgtgatCTGCCTTTTTTGCACTCTGTATTCACTCAATTAGAGATTTCTTAGGAGAAAAATAATCGATCTTCCATCTGCACAAGCCCCCCCAGTTTAACAAATGAGATTCTTGTTTCATGCAGCTGATTTGGTGACAGTCTGGGGGATTAGGAGTAATAAATTACTGTgttgaagagaagagaggaggagaagagaggaggaggagaggagcagggtgTCGCTGATgctgcacaaacacagtgaGTCTCGCTGTGAGTCCACGCAGAGGCAAAGAAAAGTTTGACATGGACTTCAAGAGGCAGAAATAATTGAAAAACCTAGAATTGGGAGTTATTTCCTGTGTAGTTACACCTTTTAATATCAACCAACTTGATGATAGCCTGTAGTTACTTTGTCTTATCATGTAAAATACCAACAAAATCAGTGTTAAAGAAATAATCTGATCATTGAATTGAGTGAAAATGGCACAAAATGTACCCAATTTGGATCAATATCATCAATACTTTACCCAGAATGCAGCTGAACCAATTCTTAGtgttatcttttattttaatgtaaagttATTAACCAAATTAAAGCTTGTTAtaatcttcttttttcttaaaatgacatGCCATGTGTTTGTGATAAATTGTTAATATCTTGTGTATGCTTTGAATCTCACATCATTTTGAACAGGAAACAGTTGATTTGTGAGCATTTTCAGctaaaatatgataatattgTGTCAAACtcactgtttttaaaatcacacaGGTCTCATTTACTACTGGATAAAGTTAACCCAATGTCTCATTAGTGCTATATTGATCCAAACTGGTTAAAATGTGTACAATAGGCTTCCACAATTTAACAAAACTCTACATATAAAAAATCAAATACTACACATAATACATAAAAGCAGCAGTAGGCTACTATAAGTGTGAAAGTCCTTACTGTGCTCTGCCATTGTTGCGTTAAATACATATCACTATTAGGCCAATTATTacagcattagcattagcataggcCTATAGATAATAAAAATGAGTGTATAGTCTATATACTGTGGGGTGGTTTAATTTACTGTAACTTGTGATAATTATATCCTCTTTTTAAATATGGTCATAATTGTTCTTCTTTAATTTTCATCTGCAAAGTAGTAGATAATTATAACTGCAAAATatatgtgtagtgtgtagtggagaaaaaaaagtacaaatatcACCCATTTGAATTATAGTTGTAGTGCAAATTAAGTTGAAATTAAAATTCTAATTAAAGTCTGATAGCCTACCTAAGAATGAGCTACTTTAGGTACTTTACTTTCATTATTATCTCCCATTATTAGACCAGAAATATCAGGGAAGGGAGGTTCAATGGTATGCTATATGAAGGCCAATTGGGCAAATTTTAGGAGGCCTATACAGCTGATAAGTAAGTCAGGTGACCTCAAAGTAAGGGACCAAACAGTTatggacatactgtatatgtttaagaaatgaaatgaatgtgatATGTGCTGCAAAGGAATATAACAACACTttaccaaccctaaccctaaccattaaATTATTCATGGACGAATAATTAAAGAATAATGGTGGAAAGTGTTCCttcatttactcaagtactgtaggCTACTTAGCTTAAGCACAATTAGACTAGTAGACTACTTGCATTTAGAGTATTTCCTTTTTACGTTACACTTCTACTCCGTTATATTTCAGAGAGATTATAGCCTATACATTAATCTGACACCTAAATCTCATCAGTTTGAAGCTATTTTATAGTGTGTAAGATAGTTAAAATGTGCTCTACCTTTTTACAAATTAATGCAGTTGGGGTTTATAAAAATCCAATTACATATTAACACTCTGCTGCCTAATGggtacttttacattttacacttttaacacatttttgctGATAATACTTCCACACTTTTAATCAGAAggtggtttcttttttttcttttttaacagggggggggggggggggtggcccAGTGGAGGAGGGATAGGGAGTGCAGGATTATCATTGTAATTTCAATTTAATAGAACTGCTATTTGGTTAAATGCATATTTTGTGTAGGCCTATTCTTTTAGTGGATGTGGATATTATTTTGAAGGTATAGACTTGACCTCGAATTCTGTAACTGTAGTAGCTGAGCGTGGTCCAGTCAGTGTAGGTTAATTTACCTGCTCAACTCCAGGTTACACCAAACATCTATGGTGAAATCTATATCTCTAATCTAGTATTTCTCCCctaaaatattttgttatagAAGTCTGAGTGTGTATTTTCAGCAGCAGATGCTACTGAATGACCATAGAAATATTATTGTAATCTCCTATGATCCTCACACTACACATTGCTACTTATCAATTTGATCATGAAGGTgacagtataaagtataaaggcTAAAATATAGTACAGAAGTTATAGTTTATAGTTGAGAGAATATTATAGATCCAAGCTAAAAACTGACAGAAGTGATgggactgagagagaaaaaggtgcAATTACAAATCCCTCTTCTTCtacttcagcaccatggacagcgtcATAGATTTATCAATACACAGCACAGTTAGGCTGCTGTTATTGAATGACCATAGAAATATTATTGTAATCTATGTGATCCTCCCACTACTCAAGTATATAGTATAAAGTATTAAGGCTAAAATATAGTATAGAATTTAAAGTTTATAATATTATAGATCCAAGATAAAAACTGACAGAAGTGATgggactgagagagaaaaaggcacAATTACAAATCCCTCTTCtacttcagcaccatggacagcgtcATAGATTTATCAATACACAGCACAGTTAGGCTGCTGATATTTCAGAGCCATAGTCAGGTCCATAGATTGTAACTTGTACAAAACCGCAGTCTGATAAAGGATCAATGAGTCAGACACAGACTAGACTAACATATTCAACTAAACAACCCCTCTGCCCCTGCACTCCCTCTCTGCTTCTAAGGGATTGACAGAGGGGGGATGGCGGGTTAACAAGAGGGGAtgcattttggtcattttgttAACAAGGAGGATGGCATTCCCCATGTCAAATCACCTACTTCTTTTACTTAAAGCGTGAAATATTTTACATCGTTGCACTGCTGTCGTTTTATTTGAGAGAATAAGGATGTTGaacacttcctcctctccagaCACTACATGTTCAGAGCATCAGCAAAGCCTGCATGGGTCCTCTGGTCACATAAACCCAGGTGTAGTGTCCCGCCGCCGCATCTCATGCCTCAATTAGCGCTGCTGCCCTCTGTATGGACTCGATTAGGCCGTGATTTATCCGAAAGAAATATAATTATACCtccaaataaaataatcagcatTGAAGAGCGATTTCCTTAACGAGATGGAGCGGGGTAGATGTCACGGAGTAGCAGCGCCTCATTAGGGCGGTAATGAGACTTTGGGGTGATCCTGATAATTATCGAAATCTGTAAAATAAGGATCAAGTCAAATGTAACCTTAATTTGTCTGGCAATTGAGTTCATTTATTAGTATGACTATTTAGGAAGGACTCTCTCAGCCTTAATACAAGGTGTCGTTATTTTAGGGGCCATTTGGATAATAGATCTAACTGctgcagtggggggggggggggggggggggagacataAGACAGCCTCGTTTTGTCATTCATGACCATAACCAACATTTGTCATTTGACTGACAGGGTTTGTCCAAAGTgctcttgtctttttttattgtaggtATCAAGACACAATCCATTTTCACTGCTGTGGCAGAAATACAAGCAGGTGAATATACACTGCAATTAAATCCATCGAGTAGTATtagtgctgaaatgattagttgattattcAGTTAATGATTGAAAGACATTCTGGTAATTGATCGTGTAAGTCAATTTTcaagctacaaaaaaaaaggaaaaaaaaaaggcgacaTTTATTGGTTCTAGTTTTTTTCCCAATGAGAGGATatgctgcttttcttcattgtgtgtggttgtaaaataaaataaaaatgcatatcTTTGGGATTTGTACATTTTACAGACTATAATAGTTAAATTGATTAAtccaaaaaaatgttaaaagataattaaaaatgaatgttttgaaGCTGCAGTTAGTATTCTGGGATACATCAGAGCCAATAAACGTCCAACATGCTGAACTCATATATGGAAGATTTATAATGGCAATATTAAAACAagttaaataaactgaaatacacattgttatatttccattttatgtgcATTTACTGTCATAatggaataaaaatgtgtgttataaGTGGACTGTAGTGGAAATATCTTAGCATGatctatttatattataatgacTTTCTGcagcctcagttcagcctctgtctgaaacaggctgttctccttcctgtctgtctctttaaggcccgccTCTTGATGAACACACTTTGCTCTGATTGGCCAGTGTCTCCAGAGGTAatgttaagtcttttttttctccttctcattctttactcaaaTATATTCATTCATGTTCAAGCCTGAATtggaacaaccttagcaacaaaggcaaTGGAAAGGTCACGATTAGACGCAACTTTGCAAATCGAATATTGCGTCGCCATCTTGAATGACAGCTCTATGCTGCTCTCTGTTGAACGACACaaataatgtaatttgttttctgtgttacGAATTGAGAAATGTCAACATGAAAAACCAAAAAAGTCTTTCCTTCATTTAATGATGGCAAAGTAAAAGTGccataatttcaaaataaaaggaaataaatataacaatgcATGTACTGTTTCactttaatgttaatttaatcaGGCATTTTAAATCTTCCATATTCAGATACATATAAAAGGAATGCAAAATGAATTAAGGAAATTTGTTACTTCATAAAACCTCAGATTTTCAGCAGAGGGCACACaccattaaaatcaatattgtcgaggaaaagacaaacaagagtttttttttaatcctgtgtATGAGTCCAAACTGTGAGTGTGAGTACTTAGTGCGATGAATAAAATGCTAAGAAGAACTCTCTACCTCTCTATTGCAATAAAGTAAATGTTTATGGTATTTCTTGTGAGATTTTACACACAGGAGAGAAGCATGATCAAATGTGGTGGCACGTTAACTGTAAACAGTAGAAATAATTACATCAAGAACAGAGACTTTTTGAACGATTCAGTTTTGCCTCCACGCTTTTCCAAACAAGGCCTGACGAAAGGAATGGACATTTAAGCAAGTGAGTCTCACAGTGAGAACAGAAACAGATCAGAAATCATCCTTCAAGCTTCACTGAGTCCAATATGTTTCTAGCCTCTTTGTACTCCTCTGCTTCAGCCAAATCCTCTTCTGTTTCCTgagaagacacaaacacacacacacacacacacacacacacacacacacacacaggtttgttATATTTATTGCCATTTTTGAGAGTATACTTCCATCTCCTACACTCACaaataagaaaagaagaagaagaaacccaCAACTTTTCTATATCAAAACACTATATGGATAAAACTGCTTGGTTGTCACATTGTCACCATCAAACTTTTCCTTGAGGTCACAAttctgtcagtgttgtgttattGGGATCTAAATTTAGCGCTCCAGGGTTGGACCGAGGGATAACATGACTTGTACGGTGTCTGTGTCCTCTGCTAATCAAGTGTGAGAGTTCCTGTGGTGGTCACCGCGGTGAAAGCGCCGCTAATGAACTGTGATGAGCGTGTGCATATCTGtctaaaaaggaaaagaaaggggaGGATGGATGAGTGATAGGGAAGGGGACAAGACGCTAATTCCAGGTTAGCTTCATCTGCCTACTAGTCCAGCTCTCATGTGAGTGACTCACACCGGCAGCTGCCTGACTGTTGCTCCGCATTAATTGCGATGACCCTGAGACATGCATGCTTATGTTTGTTCTCACCATATCAATTTGAGGCCTGAAGGAATTAGTGtattaagaaagaaaaacaaactggcATAATAAACTATATATGCACATTTCAATCATGCAGgtcaacataataataaaaaaataataaaaaaagagcttTCTCCCATAAAACTTGTGGTTGTAACTTTTATTGTCAATCTGTGAATTATTGTCTTGATGAATTGTTTGATCCAGCACAGCAACAGTCTAaagatattatatattttactacaatagatggtgaaaaaaaaaaaaacatttgaggcTCTTGTTTTTCCTAAACAAGACTATAAGCCTACAGTCAGCCCAGCAGCTCAGTGGGGCTcggcaataaatcaatattacatcgatatcgtgatattttatagatatcatATGGAATAAAttgttcttttcctgcttttaaaggctgcattacagtagaaatgtcattttttatgagctttaaaaacagactttattcatttagtcattatattcacatgatgattatttatcaaaaatcttaTTGCATAAAttataagtatatttttggggctttttgacTTTATTGCACAGGTTAgtaaagagagacaggaaatgggaggcagagaggggggcataaatattttgtgaaagctccgatagtcatctctacaatattgtcaaaatatcaatatcgaggtatttggttaGAAACatcgtgatatttgattctgccctacagctcagtgagtcatagtgatgctttgagctaaatgctaacattgGCATGctaaaactttcaaaataagagcgttaacatacagacacagttAAACAGATATAATGCTTACCATCTTAGTTAGACATTAATGTATGTACTTTCTACCAATGGTAATTTGTCCAATAGCTGCTGAGACATATCACTCAAaactataaatgtaaatgtgatggTCATtaaaagtcattaggattcatcgaTAGATAGAGAACCAGAAATGTCTTTAACAAGTTCCAATAAGTGTcgtatttcagtctggacccaAGTGTTGGATCACCAGTCAGACATGAACCACACCACTAGTACAGCTGTGTGATAAGACGCTAGCTAGAACAACTTTCTAACAGCAGCAATGATTAGTTGAGAAATCAATAAgttgctgatttttgaattaatcatcaatttgtcatttttaaggggtaaaaagtaaaaatgatctGATTGcaacttcttaaatgtgaatatcttCTGGTTTATTTCCTCGTCTGTGTGATAAATGGAATATTAAGGGTGTTGGATTGTTTGCTGGGGACAAAATGAGATAGTTGAATAcgactttgggaaacagtgattgagatttttcaccatttttttgaCGTTTTATGAGCCAAACAACTAATTAAATAATGGAGAAAATGAGCAACAGATTCATTTAAACGTTTGTTTTTCTGACCTCAGTGGCCAAAAAATGATGAGTTGATGAGTTGATTAGTCAATGCAgcctcatttacatttttacttttaattaatttctcaCATTTTCCAAGATGAATAGTACAAGtagtctgctgtctgtctgtttgaaaTGACTCGTAGCCATGCAGGTAAGACTGAAACACACACCAACCCATTCTCATGTAATTTAAAAGTGAAACACATTGTGAGCATTTGTTTTTGTCACCATGTGTCTTTAATATCCCGTAGACACAATTACACCTGGAACGTCATGTCTCAAACAAGGCCGTAAATTGGTATCAGCAACTAAATAAATGGATCGAGACTTTTCACTGAtgcaggttttctttttttatccctgttgtgagtttttttgttttttttaatgctttaatttAACGGTGAATCTGAGTGTTACTTACCAGCAGCTGAACCAGATCTGCGTGTGCGATGGTCAGACGGCGGCGGCAGTCTGGGATCATCATTCTGGACTCCTGCAAGACCTCcatctgaaaccacacagagaccACCTACTTTAGAGCCATCACCatcttttaattaattgaactcccccccccccacacacacacacacacacacacttctgctcCTGCTATTTTTTCCAttactaaagaaaaaaaaacaaaaaaacaccattaTCGAACAAGTTtagtaaattaattatttaaaaaaaagaggcacaTTGAAGTAGTCTGCAGCCTTGTTCCTGTCAGTAGCATGCAGGGTGTCagtagccccccccccccaccccacacgtACTCTACTGTGGTTAACATCTCCCAACAAGCCGGCGGTATGAAAAATGTTATTGAGTTATCGATCGGGCAGGGAGTTGGGGGCGGCAGGGGACCGCCTGGATCTGACTGCACACCTGGATGAATGAAGAAACCCTGAGCCGAGGGCGCTGTGATCAGGCGTAAAGAGGTATTACTACGCCTGGGAGTGAAAGTGTGTTACAGCCTAGGGGGGAACTTTCACTAGCCGCGGATAATGTGGAAtcccaaccccccccctccatccctccccccCTGAGCCGGCGCCCCCTAAAGAGCAGAGAAGAGTTGGGCTAACGCTGTCAGACACACTCACTCATGACAGATGCTTCCTCGCCTAGCTCGACACACGTGTGCGTTACACGGCTCTGCACACGGGGGAGGAACTCGTGCGCAAAAAGGTAGAAAACCGGCT
This window harbors:
- the tbca gene encoding tubulin-specific chaperone A; the protein is MADPRIRQIKIKTGIVKRLAKEETAYINEAKQQEQKIERLKSEAEDDYVIKKQMEVLQESRMMIPDCRRRLTIAHADLVQLLETEEDLAEAEEYKEARNILDSVKLEG